CTTCATGCGTTAATGCTCCAAATTTTTCTTTTTTGAACCACTTTGTTCAGCGGCCGAACCCGGACAACTGGAACCGCGGCTAGTCTGGCAAGATCCGAGGCGGTCTTTCAAGAAAAGACCAGCCTTTCTGACAGCTTTGAGCGAGCGCGCCGCAGCTCCCCCGCTCAAAGCCTAGCACTTAGCCCTGCAACGCACTGAGGGTCAGGTCCAGGCATTTACGTGCCTTTGTAACCAGTTCATCGATCTCGGCTTTGCTGATCACCAGCGGCGGCGCGATGATCATGGTGTCGCCCACAGCGCGCATGATCAGGCCGTTGTCGAAGCAGAACTGGCGGCAGATCATGCCGACGCCCTTGCCTTCGTAACGCTTGCGCGTGGCCTTGTCCTGCACCAGCTCGATCGCGCCCAACAGACCGACTCCGCGAACTTCACCCACCAACGGGTGATCGTTCAGTTCCCGCAGACGTTTCTGCAAATACGGTGCCGTTTCGTTGTGCGCGTTCTCGATAATTTTCTCATCGCGCAGGATACGGATGTTTTCCAGGCCCACCGCTGCCGCCACCGGGTGACCGGAGTAAGTGAAGCCGTGGTTGAAATCGCCACCTTCGTTGAGCACCGCAACAACGGAGTCACGGACGATCAGGCCACCCATCGGGATGTAGCCGGAAGTCAGGCCTTTGGCGATGGTCATCATGTCAGGCTTGAGATCGTAGAAATCGCTACCGAACCACTCACCGGTACGGCCGAAACCGCAAATCACTTCGTCCGCGACGAAGAGGATGTCGTACTTGGCGAGGATTTCCTTGATGCGCGGCCAGTAGCTGTCGGGCGGAATGATCACACCGCCGGCGCCCTGAATCGGCTCGGCAATAAAGGCACCGACGTTGTCGACGCCGACTTCGAGAATCTTCTCTTCCAGCTGATTGGCCGCCCAGATACCGAACTCTTCCGGCGACATCTCGCCACCCTCGGCGAACCAGTACGGCTGGGCGATGTGGACGATGCCCGGGATCGGCAAGTCGCCTTGTTCGTGCATATAAGTCATGCCACCGAGGCTCGCGCCGGCCACGGTCGAACCGTGATAACCGTTCTTGCGGCTGATGATGACTTTTTTGTTCGGCTGACCCTTGATCGCCCAATAGTGGCGGACCATGCGCAGCATGGTGTCGTTGCCTTCGGAGCCGGAACCGGTGAAGAACACATGGTTCATGCCTTCCGGTGCCACGTCGGCAATGGCCTTGGCCAGTTCCAGCGCCGGCGGGTGCGCGGTCTGGAAGAACAGGTTGTAGTACGGCAGTTCGCGCATCTGTTTGGCGGCTGCGTCGGCCAGCTCATCGCGACCATAACCGATGGCCACGCACCACAGACCGGCCATGCCGTCGAGAATCTTGTTGCCTTCGCTGTCCCACAGGTAAACGCCCTTGGCGTTGGTGATGATCCGCGGACCCTTCTCT
This region of Pseudomonas sp. R84 genomic DNA includes:
- a CDS encoding aspartate aminotransferase family protein codes for the protein MTSNNPQTREWQALSNDHHLAPFSDFKQLKEKGPRIITNAKGVYLWDSEGNKILDGMAGLWCVAIGYGRDELADAAAKQMRELPYYNLFFQTAHPPALELAKAIADVAPEGMNHVFFTGSGSEGNDTMLRMVRHYWAIKGQPNKKVIISRKNGYHGSTVAGASLGGMTYMHEQGDLPIPGIVHIAQPYWFAEGGEMSPEEFGIWAANQLEEKILEVGVDNVGAFIAEPIQGAGGVIIPPDSYWPRIKEILAKYDILFVADEVICGFGRTGEWFGSDFYDLKPDMMTIAKGLTSGYIPMGGLIVRDSVVAVLNEGGDFNHGFTYSGHPVAAAVGLENIRILRDEKIIENAHNETAPYLQKRLRELNDHPLVGEVRGVGLLGAIELVQDKATRKRYEGKGVGMICRQFCFDNGLIMRAVGDTMIIAPPLVISKAEIDELVTKARKCLDLTLSALQG